A genomic segment from Marinobacter subterrani encodes:
- a CDS encoding nitrate reductase, translating to MTGDNNPTVLTTCPYCGVGCGVAATACDTRGDQAHPANLGRLCVKGAALHETLGAEGRLLAPFVNGQEASWPQAVTAVARAIRESVARHGPGSVAFYLSGQLLTEDYYVANKLAKGFIRTPHVDTNSRLCMSSAVAAHKRAFGGDLVPGCYEDLELANLLVLAGSNAAWAHPVLYQRMQASARPGRRVVVIDPRKTATSDLADLHLALRPGTDTLLFNGLLCWLVDNDAVDLDYLADHCQGFDQSLAAARAEAADLASVARGCDLPVDDVATFYQWFAQEPRAVTAFSQGINQSSAGTDKGNAIINCHLATGRVGKPGASPFSLTGQPNAMGGREVGGLANTLAAHMDYDSPGARERVARFWGTDAVASGPGMKAVDLFDAVGRGEIKVLWIMATNPAVSLPETGRIREALARCPTVIVSDCIRHTDTARYADILLPAAGWGEKDGTVTNSERCISRQRRFLPLAGEARPDWWIISQVARALGHDAGFDYPGPADIFREHARLSGFENAGERFFDISGLAGLSEEQYDAFEPRQWPITRVLARDSRRLFTDGRFATADGRGRLVPVVSRLPARALSGDFPLIVNTGRIRDQWHTMTRTARSSRLLAHRPEPFIEAHPEDIRTRSLVPGALATLTSAHGRFVGRVRATPDQRPGEVFVPIHWNDEFTGQGLATALTDSLVDPLSGQPDAKQGHATLTHWPAAWHGRMLVRRDRPKRWTADYWARQTLADCDSWIVAGRSPADWRTAVTDWLGGPPQLVMEDVRAGRFRAARLRNGQLEAVLMVDPEPDALPSMDWLASCFSHPELDDNTRRGLLAAKAVDGDDAGNLICSCFQVGDRQIQKAIGRGADSVAALGRELQCGTNCGSCVPEIRNLLLAATEAV from the coding sequence GTGACCGGTGACAACAACCCAACGGTTCTGACTACCTGCCCATACTGCGGCGTCGGCTGTGGCGTGGCAGCCACCGCCTGCGACACCCGTGGCGACCAGGCCCACCCTGCCAATCTCGGGCGCCTGTGCGTCAAGGGTGCTGCCCTGCATGAGACACTGGGCGCCGAAGGCCGGCTGCTGGCGCCCTTCGTGAACGGCCAGGAAGCGAGTTGGCCGCAGGCGGTCACGGCGGTGGCGCGGGCCATCCGGGAATCGGTGGCACGTCACGGGCCCGGGTCGGTGGCCTTCTATCTCTCCGGCCAGTTGCTGACCGAGGATTACTATGTGGCCAACAAGCTGGCCAAGGGGTTTATCCGCACGCCGCACGTCGATACCAACTCCCGGCTGTGCATGTCCTCTGCTGTTGCGGCTCACAAGCGGGCGTTCGGTGGGGATCTGGTGCCCGGCTGTTACGAGGATCTTGAGCTGGCAAATCTGTTGGTTCTGGCCGGCAGCAATGCTGCCTGGGCCCACCCGGTGCTTTACCAGAGAATGCAGGCGTCGGCCCGGCCCGGCCGCCGGGTGGTGGTGATTGATCCAAGAAAGACCGCCACCAGTGACCTGGCCGATCTGCACCTGGCGTTACGGCCGGGCACCGACACACTGCTGTTTAATGGCTTGCTGTGCTGGCTGGTTGATAACGACGCTGTTGACCTGGACTACCTGGCCGACCACTGCCAGGGCTTTGACCAGTCCCTGGCTGCGGCGCGGGCCGAGGCGGCGGATCTTGCCTCGGTGGCCCGGGGCTGTGATCTTCCGGTTGACGATGTGGCCACCTTCTATCAATGGTTTGCGCAGGAGCCGCGCGCGGTGACCGCCTTCTCCCAGGGAATCAACCAGTCCTCCGCCGGCACTGACAAGGGCAATGCGATCATCAACTGCCACCTGGCCACCGGCCGGGTCGGCAAACCCGGCGCCAGTCCTTTCTCCCTGACCGGTCAGCCCAATGCCATGGGTGGCCGGGAAGTGGGCGGTCTTGCCAACACCCTGGCGGCGCATATGGATTATGACAGCCCGGGTGCCCGGGAGCGGGTGGCCAGGTTCTGGGGCACCGACGCCGTGGCATCGGGGCCGGGAATGAAAGCGGTTGACCTGTTTGACGCGGTCGGGCGGGGCGAAATCAAGGTCCTGTGGATCATGGCCACCAACCCGGCGGTCAGCCTGCCGGAAACCGGGCGCATCCGCGAGGCCCTGGCCCGGTGCCCGACCGTGATCGTCTCCGACTGTATCCGCCATACCGATACCGCCCGCTACGCCGACATTCTGTTGCCGGCCGCCGGCTGGGGTGAGAAGGACGGCACGGTCACCAACTCCGAACGCTGCATTTCCCGCCAGCGCCGCTTCCTGCCGCTGGCCGGTGAGGCCCGGCCTGACTGGTGGATTATCAGCCAGGTGGCCAGGGCCCTGGGGCATGACGCCGGCTTTGATTATCCGGGGCCGGCGGACATTTTCCGGGAACATGCCCGGCTGTCAGGGTTCGAGAATGCCGGTGAACGCTTCTTTGATATTTCCGGGCTAGCCGGGCTCAGCGAAGAGCAGTATGACGCGTTCGAGCCCCGGCAGTGGCCAATAACCCGGGTGTTGGCAAGGGATTCCCGCCGACTGTTCACCGATGGCCGTTTCGCCACCGCCGATGGCCGTGGTCGGCTGGTTCCGGTGGTTTCCCGGTTGCCCGCGAGGGCGCTGAGCGGGGATTTCCCGTTGATCGTGAATACCGGGCGCATCCGCGACCAGTGGCACACCATGACCCGCACTGCCCGCTCCAGCCGCTTGCTGGCGCATCGGCCAGAGCCATTTATCGAGGCGCATCCCGAGGATATCCGGACGCGTTCCCTGGTGCCCGGCGCGTTGGCGACGTTGACCAGTGCCCACGGACGTTTTGTCGGCCGGGTTCGGGCAACACCGGATCAGCGGCCTGGTGAGGTGTTCGTGCCCATTCACTGGAACGATGAGTTTACCGGCCAGGGCCTGGCCACCGCACTGACCGACAGCCTGGTGGACCCGTTGTCCGGGCAGCCGGACGCCAAGCAGGGTCACGCCACCCTGACCCATTGGCCTGCCGCCTGGCATGGTCGCATGCTGGTGCGGCGGGATCGTCCGAAGCGCTGGACGGCAGACTACTGGGCCCGCCAGACCCTGGCGGATTGCGATAGCTGGATTGTGGCGGGACGGTCACCGGCAGATTGGCGAACGGCAGTGACCGACTGGTTGGGTGGGCCGCCCCAGCTTGTCATGGAAGATGTCCGCGCGGGCCGTTTCCGGGCGGCCCGGCTACGTAATGGCCAACTGGAGGCGGTGCTGATGGTAGACCCTGAGCCAGACGCGCTGCCCTCCATGGACTGGCTGGCCAGTTGCTTCAGCCACCCGGAGCTGGACGACAACACCCGTCGTGGCCTGTTGGCGGCAAAAGCAGTGGACGGGGACGATGCCGGCAATCTGATCTGCAGTTGTTTCCAGGTCGGTGACCGGCAGATACAAAAGGCCATTGGGCGGGGTGCCGACAGTGTGGCGGCTCTGGGCCGGGAACTGCAGTGTGGCACCAACTGCGGCTCGTGTGTGCCCGAGATCCGGAATCTGCTGCTGGCGGCTACCGAGGCGGTGTAA
- a CDS encoding CmpA/NrtA family ABC transporter substrate-binding protein: protein MQTLTKHTTRWLTRLVILATFWATSTLTQADIGPAEKPDLKLGFIKLTDMAPLAVAWEQGFFMDEGLFVELEAQANWKVLLDRVITGELDGAHMLAGQPLGASIGYGTRADIITAFSMDLNGNGITVSNDIWETMSQHIPDNADGKPVHPISASALKPVVEASRARGERFRMGMVFPVSTHNYELRYWLAAGGLNPGYYAPQRGDTSGTLTADVHLSVTPPPQMPATMEAGTIQGYCVGEPWNQQAVFMGIGVPVITDYEIWPNNPEKVFGVTRQWAEDYPNTHLHLLRALIRAAHWLDENNNANREEAVTLLARPNYVGADEAVIANSMTDTFEYEKGDVRQVPDFNVFFRYHATYPYPSDAIWYLTQMRRWGQIPEAKPDDWYMKTAARVYRADIYEQAARSLIADGTLKASDFPDFDAENFQRPHQGELIDGIAFTPRTPNAYIDSFDIGLKGTQTP, encoded by the coding sequence ATGCAAACGCTGACCAAACACACCACCCGATGGCTCACCCGGCTGGTGATACTGGCGACCTTCTGGGCCACCAGTACACTGACTCAGGCCGACATAGGCCCCGCCGAAAAGCCGGACCTCAAACTCGGCTTTATCAAACTGACCGATATGGCTCCCCTGGCCGTTGCCTGGGAACAGGGCTTCTTCATGGATGAAGGCCTGTTCGTGGAACTGGAGGCACAAGCCAACTGGAAGGTGCTGCTGGACCGGGTGATTACCGGTGAACTGGACGGCGCCCACATGCTGGCAGGCCAGCCCCTGGGCGCCTCCATCGGCTATGGCACCCGGGCCGACATCATTACCGCCTTCAGCATGGACCTGAACGGCAACGGCATTACCGTCTCCAACGATATCTGGGAGACCATGAGCCAGCATATTCCGGACAACGCCGATGGCAAGCCGGTCCATCCGATCAGCGCCAGCGCCCTGAAACCGGTGGTGGAAGCCTCCCGGGCCCGGGGCGAGCGGTTCCGCATGGGCATGGTGTTCCCTGTCTCCACCCACAACTACGAGCTGCGGTACTGGCTGGCGGCTGGCGGCCTGAACCCCGGCTACTATGCCCCACAGCGCGGCGACACCAGCGGCACCCTGACGGCCGACGTGCATCTTTCAGTCACCCCGCCACCGCAGATGCCGGCCACCATGGAAGCCGGCACCATCCAGGGCTACTGCGTCGGTGAGCCCTGGAACCAGCAGGCGGTGTTCATGGGCATCGGCGTGCCGGTGATCACCGACTATGAGATCTGGCCCAACAACCCGGAGAAGGTGTTCGGGGTAACGCGTCAATGGGCGGAAGACTACCCCAACACCCACCTTCACCTGCTGCGTGCGCTGATCCGGGCGGCCCACTGGCTGGATGAAAACAACAACGCCAACCGTGAGGAAGCCGTCACGCTCCTGGCACGGCCCAACTACGTGGGAGCCGACGAGGCGGTGATCGCCAACTCCATGACCGACACCTTCGAGTACGAGAAAGGCGATGTCCGTCAGGTGCCGGATTTCAATGTCTTCTTCCGCTACCACGCCACCTACCCGTACCCGTCCGATGCCATCTGGTACCTCACCCAGATGCGTCGCTGGGGCCAGATTCCCGAGGCCAAACCGGACGACTGGTATATGAAGACCGCGGCCCGGGTCTACCGCGCGGATATCTATGAGCAGGCGGCAAGATCGCTGATCGCGGACGGCACCCTGAAAGCCTCGGACTTTCCGGATTTTGACGCCGAGAATTTCCAGCGCCCACACCAGGGTGAGCTGATCGACGGCATCGCCTTCACGCCCCGGACACCCAATGCCTATATCGACAGCTTCGACATCGGCCTGAAAGGCACGCAGACCCCGTAA
- a CDS encoding ABC transporter ATP-binding protein, whose translation MAFETAKGPFVALDNINLKIRKGEFVSLIGHSGCGKSTVLNIVAGLLQATRGGCVLDGHEVNSPGPERAVVFQNHALMPWLTVYENVELAVQQVFRRAMSKQERRDWIHHNLELVNMAHAADKRPGEVSGGMAQRVGIARALAMKPSVLLMDEPFGALDALTRAHLQDSLMEIQQELNNTVIMITHDVDEAVLLSDRIIMMTNGPAATVGEDLAIDLPRPRNRVTLADNPEYVHYRQEVLRFLYEKQRKLEHISNRRSGKSEASGAEQSTSRVARA comes from the coding sequence ATGGCGTTCGAGACAGCAAAAGGGCCTTTCGTGGCCCTGGACAACATCAACCTGAAAATCCGCAAGGGCGAGTTTGTTTCGCTTATCGGGCACTCCGGGTGCGGCAAGTCCACGGTTCTGAACATCGTGGCGGGTCTGCTTCAGGCTACCAGGGGCGGCTGTGTGCTCGATGGCCATGAGGTGAATTCTCCGGGGCCGGAGCGGGCGGTGGTGTTTCAGAACCATGCGCTGATGCCCTGGCTGACGGTGTACGAGAACGTGGAACTGGCGGTGCAGCAGGTGTTTCGCCGCGCCATGAGCAAGCAGGAGCGGCGCGACTGGATTCATCACAATCTGGAGCTGGTGAATATGGCCCATGCCGCCGACAAGCGACCGGGCGAGGTATCCGGGGGCATGGCCCAGCGGGTGGGGATTGCCCGGGCCCTGGCCATGAAGCCCAGTGTGTTGCTGATGGACGAACCCTTCGGCGCTCTGGATGCGCTGACCCGGGCACATCTGCAGGATTCGCTGATGGAGATTCAGCAGGAACTGAATAATACCGTGATCATGATTACCCACGATGTGGACGAGGCGGTGTTGTTGTCAGACCGGATCATCATGATGACCAACGGGCCGGCCGCAACCGTGGGTGAGGACCTGGCTATTGATCTGCCGCGGCCCCGGAACCGGGTGACCCTGGCGGATAATCCGGAGTATGTGCATTACCGGCAGGAGGTGTTGAGGTTCCTGTATGAGAAACAGCGCAAGCTGGAGCACATCTCAAACCGTCGTTCCGGAAAATCCGAGGCTTCCGGGGCCGAGCAATCGACCTCCAGGGTGGCCCGGGCCTGA
- a CDS encoding NAD(P)/FAD-dependent oxidoreductase, whose protein sequence is MKVQSESTLVICGHGMVAQRLLEALCRNRCKPFTRIVVFNGETAPAYNRMQLSALLAGDTAESSLALQPGDWFRDNGIEVFNGEAVVAINRQDRTVTTATGRLQSYTHLVLAIGSRPAKPGVPGEDLPGVMTFRDLDDTRTLIETTRRHRRAVVVGGGFLGLEAADGLSQRGMAVTLLHRSAHLLNRQLDTVGGQLLQQHMEHRGVKVRTGTSPTALLGRSLLRAVQLDDETLISTDLVVFATGITPVTRLARKAGLDCGRGILVNSQLRTSDPAISALGECCQLGDTTFGLVEPGYQQAEVLANVLVGGAPKVEYRPMETPTRLKISGIPIFSCGQVSPGPDTESVVWQDHEHNHYCRLLIRNQRLTGAVLLGDTRDGPWYSQRIRQQDDISRYRDHIAFGKNYCEAAA, encoded by the coding sequence ATGAAGGTACAGAGCGAATCGACACTGGTGATCTGTGGGCACGGGATGGTGGCCCAGCGCCTGCTGGAGGCACTTTGCCGGAATCGCTGCAAACCGTTTACCCGCATTGTTGTGTTCAATGGTGAAACCGCGCCTGCCTATAACCGGATGCAGCTCTCGGCGCTGCTGGCCGGCGACACCGCCGAGTCATCCCTGGCATTGCAGCCCGGCGACTGGTTCCGGGACAACGGCATTGAGGTGTTTAACGGCGAAGCGGTTGTCGCCATCAACCGGCAGGACCGGACGGTCACCACCGCCACCGGGCGCCTGCAGTCCTACACGCATCTTGTTCTGGCCATCGGTTCACGGCCGGCAAAACCGGGAGTGCCGGGCGAGGATCTTCCGGGCGTCATGACGTTCCGTGATCTGGACGATACCCGGACCCTGATCGAAACCACCCGGCGCCACCGCCGCGCAGTGGTGGTCGGCGGCGGCTTTCTCGGCCTGGAGGCCGCCGATGGCCTCTCGCAACGCGGTATGGCGGTCACCCTGCTGCACCGCAGTGCGCACCTGCTGAATCGGCAACTGGATACGGTCGGCGGTCAGCTCCTGCAACAACACATGGAACACCGGGGTGTGAAGGTTCGCACCGGCACGTCTCCGACAGCCCTCCTGGGCCGCTCTCTGCTCCGGGCCGTGCAGCTCGACGACGAGACCCTGATCAGCACCGATCTGGTGGTGTTCGCCACCGGCATCACGCCGGTCACCCGGCTTGCCCGGAAGGCAGGCCTGGATTGCGGCCGGGGCATTCTGGTGAACAGTCAACTGCGCACCAGTGACCCGGCAATCTCCGCCCTGGGCGAATGCTGTCAGCTCGGCGACACCACCTTCGGCCTGGTAGAACCGGGGTACCAGCAGGCCGAGGTGCTTGCGAACGTGCTCGTTGGCGGCGCACCGAAGGTGGAATACCGGCCGATGGAGACACCGACCCGGCTGAAAATCAGCGGTATCCCGATTTTTTCCTGTGGCCAGGTCAGCCCCGGCCCGGACACAGAATCCGTGGTCTGGCAGGACCACGAACACAACCATTACTGCCGGCTGCTGATCCGCAACCAGCGCCTGACCGGCGCGGTATTGCTCGGCGATACCCGGGACGGCCCCTGGTACAGCCAGCGCATCCGGCAACAGGACGACATTTCCCGGTACCGGGACCACATTGCATTCGGCAAGAACTACTGCGAGGCGGCGGCTTGA
- a CDS encoding nitrate- and nitrite sensing domain-containing protein, which produces MNAKRAPAPKIPSSGDYLIASKSCELMNLQYFLQMGKLVQCISNLVHALQCERGASNVFLGSSGEKFARERQAMVEASDRLRGDFDQALAEIHQELTAHPVSSRLLNQLASALHGLEGLPELRRCVASRTITAASATEDYSGLIHSLIAVVFEAADTAVDPTIAGLLVAMVHLMNGKEFCGQERAVGSAGFSSGQFDRALSQRMMHLIEAQERCFEVFTSFADEQSLVLWQTLRSHAREAEIEKLRQLGASIGRYKPLDPSLADSWFGLMSERMDELKNIEDSVEGCFHARCIERFADARNSLAHQETLIASLDGPEPSSQSMLVLCESANETRAGETWASEGVGQQFGRSIFDLVQEQARRLQQMTDELQSAREALEDRKTQEKAVLLLMDHRKISNDEAHRVLRKLAMDQGRKLPEVARALVSMADVLK; this is translated from the coding sequence ATGAATGCAAAACGTGCCCCCGCCCCCAAAATACCCAGCTCGGGCGATTACCTGATTGCCTCAAAAAGCTGTGAGTTGATGAACCTCCAGTATTTCCTGCAGATGGGCAAACTGGTCCAGTGCATCAGCAACCTGGTGCACGCGCTGCAGTGCGAGCGGGGGGCATCCAATGTCTTCCTGGGGTCCTCCGGTGAGAAATTCGCCCGTGAGCGCCAAGCCATGGTCGAGGCATCCGATCGGCTGCGGGGTGACTTTGATCAGGCCCTGGCCGAGATTCACCAGGAACTGACGGCACACCCGGTCAGTAGCCGCCTGCTGAATCAGCTGGCCAGCGCGCTTCATGGCCTGGAGGGGCTGCCGGAACTGCGGCGCTGTGTCGCCAGCCGGACAATAACGGCGGCCTCGGCGACCGAAGATTACAGCGGCCTGATTCACAGCCTGATTGCCGTGGTCTTCGAGGCCGCCGACACCGCCGTGGATCCCACCATCGCCGGCTTGCTGGTGGCCATGGTGCACCTGATGAACGGCAAGGAGTTCTGCGGCCAGGAGCGAGCGGTAGGGTCCGCCGGCTTTTCCAGCGGCCAGTTTGATCGCGCACTGTCTCAGCGCATGATGCACCTGATTGAGGCGCAGGAACGCTGCTTCGAGGTGTTTACCAGCTTTGCGGATGAACAGTCGCTGGTCCTTTGGCAAACGCTTCGAAGTCATGCCCGGGAGGCGGAAATCGAAAAGCTGCGACAGTTGGGCGCCTCCATCGGGCGATACAAGCCCCTGGACCCATCGCTGGCGGATAGCTGGTTTGGTCTGATGTCCGAGCGCATGGACGAACTGAAAAACATCGAGGATTCGGTGGAGGGCTGTTTTCACGCCCGCTGCATCGAACGGTTCGCGGACGCCCGCAATTCCCTGGCCCACCAGGAAACCCTGATCGCCTCCCTGGATGGTCCCGAGCCCTCATCCCAGTCGATGCTGGTTCTCTGTGAATCGGCGAACGAGACCAGGGCGGGGGAAACCTGGGCCAGTGAGGGCGTGGGCCAGCAGTTCGGCCGTTCCATTTTTGACCTGGTGCAGGAACAGGCCCGGCGCCTGCAGCAGATGACCGATGAGCTGCAGAGTGCCCGGGAAGCCCTGGAAGACCGAAAAACCCAGGAAAAAGCGGTGTTGCTGCTGATGGATCACCGCAAGATCAGCAACGACGAAGCCCACCGAGTGTTACGGAAACTGGCCATGGACCAGGGCCGGAAATTGCCAGAAGTGGCCCGGGCCCTGGTATCCATGGCCGATGTCCTGAAGTGA
- a CDS encoding ABC transporter permease, protein MTTITSTNRNPPPARWLARQISALGGALAPDQLAAAARQLLLPVLGILVFVGFWHLAAPRVDTSLGTFPGPAQVWEQSGQLWQEHVNQRERADKFVAMQEERNVRILSENPDAEVKIRDYPGAPTFPDQVLTSLLTVVAGFVLATVIAVPLGIVVGLNQHFQAAVNPLIQIFKPVSPLAWLPLVTMVVSATYVSDDPMFEKSFLTSMITVTLCSLWPTLINTSVGVKAVHPDLVNVSRVLRLSFWTHVRKVVLPSSVPMIFTGLRVSLGIAWMVLIAAEMLAQSPGLGKFVWDEFQNGSSESLSRIMVAVLAIGFIGFVLDRVMLLIQRRVAWNE, encoded by the coding sequence ATGACAACGATTACTTCAACCAACCGCAATCCTCCGCCAGCGCGCTGGCTGGCGAGGCAGATTAGCGCCTTGGGCGGTGCTCTGGCACCCGACCAATTGGCGGCCGCGGCCCGGCAACTGCTACTGCCAGTACTGGGCATTCTGGTGTTTGTCGGTTTCTGGCACCTGGCGGCGCCCCGGGTAGATACGTCCCTGGGCACCTTTCCCGGCCCGGCCCAGGTCTGGGAGCAATCCGGCCAGCTCTGGCAGGAACATGTTAACCAGCGGGAGCGGGCGGACAAGTTCGTTGCCATGCAGGAGGAGCGCAATGTCCGCATTCTGTCGGAAAACCCGGATGCCGAGGTGAAGATCCGGGACTATCCCGGTGCGCCGACCTTTCCCGACCAGGTGCTGACCAGCCTGCTCACCGTGGTCGCCGGCTTTGTGCTGGCGACGGTGATCGCGGTGCCGTTGGGCATTGTGGTGGGCCTGAACCAGCACTTCCAGGCGGCGGTGAATCCGCTCATCCAGATCTTCAAGCCGGTATCGCCGCTGGCCTGGCTGCCTCTGGTCACCATGGTAGTGTCCGCCACCTACGTGAGCGACGATCCGATGTTCGAGAAGTCGTTCCTGACCTCGATGATCACGGTCACCTTGTGCAGCCTCTGGCCGACGCTGATCAACACCAGCGTGGGTGTGAAGGCGGTTCACCCCGATCTGGTCAATGTCTCCCGGGTGTTGCGGCTGTCGTTCTGGACCCATGTCCGCAAGGTGGTTTTGCCGTCCTCGGTGCCGATGATTTTCACCGGGTTGCGGGTATCGCTGGGGATTGCCTGGATGGTGCTGATCGCAGCCGAGATGCTGGCCCAGAGCCCGGGGCTGGGCAAGTTCGTTTGGGATGAATTCCAGAACGGCAGCAGTGAGTCCCTGAGCCGGATCATGGTGGCGGTGCTGGCCATCGGGTTCATCGGGTTTGTTCTGGACCGGGTGATGCTGTTGATTCAGCGCCGGGTTGCCTGGAACGAATGA
- the nirB gene encoding nitrite reductase large subunit NirB, producing the protein MSKKTLIVVGNGMVGHHFLEQFCASPAAAGFEIIVFGEEKQLAYDRVHLSEYFGGSTHADLAMGTLEWYTEQGIQLHLNEQVTGIDRENRTLETPRGSYRYDELVLATGSYPFVPPIEGNDRPHCLVYRTLDDLDAIRASSEGARTGVVVGGGLLGLEAANALKSLGLAAHVVEFAPRLMPVQLDADGGALLRHKIEELGVQVHTEKATKAITEGQDARLRMNFSDDSFLETDLIVFSAGIRPQDALARASGLDIGERGGIVINNHCTTSDPHVHAIGECALWEQKIFGLVAPGYTMARTLSAALNSDQEAAFTGADMSTKLKLLGVDVGSIGDAHAQTPGARNIRFNDEQAGHYRRMVISEDGKILLGAILVGDNSHYDTLLQYALNGITLPENPETLILPESQGGAPALGPDSLPETASICSCHNVTKGDICGAIDAGCSDLGSVKAETKASTGCGGCTALLKNVVDNELEKRGVEVSKDLCEHFPYSRQELFHLVKVNGIRTFRTLISQHGRGHGCDICKPAVASILATCWNEHILATDHVPLQDTNDTFMANMQKNGTYSIVPRIPGGEITPDKLIVLGQVAKEYDLYTKITGGQRVDLFGATLSQLPEIWEKLIAAGFETGHAYGKSLRTVKSCVGNTWCRYGVQDSVGMAIRLEDRYKGLRAPHKVKMAVSGCTRECAEAQSKDFGVIATEKGWNLYVCGNGGMRPRHGDLFATDLSDEELIRTIDRVVMFYVRTADRLQRTSVWMENLEGGLEYLKQVVLEDSLGIGAELEEHMEGIVSTYQCEWKTAVEDPEKRKRFREFVNAPSQNDPVQEWTVERGQRRPVLESA; encoded by the coding sequence ATGAGCAAGAAAACCCTGATAGTCGTCGGCAACGGCATGGTCGGCCACCACTTCCTGGAACAATTCTGCGCCAGCCCGGCCGCTGCCGGGTTCGAGATCATCGTGTTCGGCGAGGAGAAGCAACTGGCCTACGACCGGGTTCACCTGTCGGAGTATTTCGGTGGCTCGACCCACGCCGATCTGGCCATGGGTACCCTGGAGTGGTACACCGAGCAGGGCATTCAACTGCATCTGAATGAACAGGTGACCGGCATCGACCGGGAGAACCGCACCCTGGAAACGCCCCGGGGCAGTTACCGGTACGACGAACTGGTGCTGGCCACCGGCTCCTACCCGTTCGTTCCGCCGATTGAGGGCAACGACCGGCCGCACTGCCTGGTATACCGAACCCTGGATGACCTGGATGCCATTCGCGCCAGCTCGGAAGGCGCCCGCACGGGCGTGGTGGTTGGCGGTGGCCTGCTGGGTCTTGAAGCGGCCAATGCCCTCAAGAGCCTTGGGCTGGCAGCCCATGTGGTGGAGTTTGCCCCCCGGCTGATGCCGGTGCAGCTCGACGCCGACGGTGGCGCCCTGTTACGCCACAAGATTGAGGAGCTGGGTGTTCAGGTGCACACCGAAAAGGCAACCAAGGCCATCACCGAAGGCCAGGACGCCCGGCTGCGTATGAACTTCAGCGATGACTCCTTCCTGGAGACGGACCTGATTGTATTCTCCGCCGGCATTCGCCCCCAGGATGCCCTGGCCCGGGCCAGCGGCCTGGACATCGGCGAGCGCGGCGGCATTGTGATCAACAACCACTGCACCACCTCGGACCCGCATGTGCACGCCATTGGCGAGTGCGCGCTTTGGGAACAAAAAATCTTCGGCCTGGTGGCGCCCGGCTACACCATGGCCCGGACCCTCTCCGCCGCCCTCAACAGCGACCAGGAAGCCGCCTTTACCGGTGCTGACATGAGCACCAAGCTGAAGCTGCTGGGGGTGGATGTAGGCTCCATCGGCGATGCCCACGCCCAGACCCCGGGCGCGCGCAATATCCGTTTTAACGATGAACAGGCCGGCCACTACCGGCGCATGGTGATCAGTGAAGACGGCAAGATTCTGCTGGGGGCCATTCTTGTGGGCGACAACAGCCACTACGATACCCTGCTGCAATACGCCCTCAATGGCATCACCCTGCCGGAGAATCCGGAAACCCTGATCCTGCCGGAAAGCCAGGGCGGCGCACCGGCCCTGGGCCCCGATTCCCTGCCGGAAACCGCCTCCATCTGCTCCTGCCACAACGTGACCAAGGGTGATATCTGCGGCGCCATTGATGCCGGCTGCTCGGACCTTGGCAGCGTCAAGGCCGAAACCAAAGCCAGCACAGGCTGCGGCGGCTGCACCGCCCTGCTCAAGAACGTGGTCGACAATGAGCTGGAGAAGCGCGGCGTGGAAGTCAGCAAGGACTTGTGCGAGCACTTCCCGTACAGCCGCCAGGAGCTGTTCCACCTGGTGAAGGTGAACGGCATCCGCACCTTCCGCACCCTGATCAGCCAGCATGGCAGGGGCCATGGCTGCGATATCTGCAAACCGGCGGTGGCCTCCATCCTGGCCACCTGCTGGAACGAGCACATCCTGGCCACCGACCATGTACCGCTGCAGGACACCAACGACACCTTCATGGCCAATATGCAGAAAAACGGCACCTATTCCATCGTGCCGCGCATCCCGGGCGGGGAGATCACACCGGACAAGCTGATTGTGCTGGGCCAGGTGGCCAAGGAATACGACCTGTACACCAAGATCACCGGTGGCCAGCGGGTGGATCTGTTCGGCGCTACCCTGAGCCAGTTGCCGGAGATCTGGGAAAAGCTGATTGCCGCCGGGTTCGAGACTGGCCATGCCTATGGCAAGTCACTGCGTACCGTGAAGTCCTGCGTTGGCAATACCTGGTGTCGCTACGGCGTGCAGGACAGCGTGGGCATGGCGATTCGCCTGGAGGACCGCTACAAGGGCCTGCGGGCGCCCCACAAGGTGAAAATGGCCGTGTCGGGCTGCACCCGGGAGTGCGCAGAGGCCCAGAGCAAGGACTTTGGCGTGATTGCCACGGAGAAGGGCTGGAACCTGTATGTCTGCGGCAACGGCGGCATGCGGCCCCGCCACGGCGACCTGTTTGCCACCGATTTGTCCGATGAGGAGCTGATCCGCACCATTGACCGGGTGGTGATGTTCTATGTGCGCACGGCTGACCGGCTGCAGCGCACCAGTGTCTGGATGGAGAACCTGGAGGGTGGTCTGGAGTACCTGAAGCAGGTGGTGCTGGAGGACAGCCTGGGGATAGGCGCAGAGCTGGAGGAGCACATGGAGGGCATTGTGAGTACATACCAGTGCGAGTGGAAGACAGCTGTTGAGGATCCGGAAAAGCGGAAGCGCTTCCGGGAGTTTGTTAATGCGCCTTCGCAGAACGATCCGGTTCAGGAGTGGACGGTTGAGCGGGGGCAGCGGCGGCCTGTTCTGGAGTCTGCTTAG